A genomic stretch from Bacillota bacterium includes:
- the hfq gene encoding RNA chaperone Hfq produces MKGAVNLQDTFLNQARKENMLTTVFLVNGYQIKGVVKSFDNFTLMLEVEGKQQLVYKHAISTIIPIRNINLRSFEAEGADIDAPEDE; encoded by the coding sequence ATGAAAGGCGCGGTCAATTTGCAGGATACATTCCTTAACCAGGCTCGTAAAGAAAACATGTTAACAACTGTATTCCTGGTAAACGGATATCAAATCAAAGGGGTTGTCAAAAGTTTCGATAACTTCACATTAATGCTCGAGGTTGAGGGGAAGCAGCAGTTAGTTTACAAACACGCTATCTCAACCATAATTCCGATCAGGAATATCAACTTACGCTCTTTTGAAGCAGAAGGTGCCGACATTGATGCTCCCGAAGATGAGTAA